The sequence GGGCGATGCCATCAGTCACGTCAATGGCCTGCAGCAGACCGCGTCTGAACTGGCCACCCGCATGGAGCTGGGCGACACCAGTGTCACCCTGTCGGAGACGATGATCGCCAAGGAAAAGGCCGGCGTCGCCTTCGAAGCCACCATCCAGGTGCGCAACAAGATTGTAGAAGCATACAAAGAGATCATGAGTATGCCCGTCTAACGGGCTTAAGGTGTAGCGGTGGCAGAGGCGAATCAGTCAACACAATTGGCCCTGGGCGGTAATGACGCCCCCCTACCCGCCATTGGCGGTGAGGGCAGCGGTGCCGTCGAGGAGAACAAGGCCAGCCCCCTAGGGGCCTTGGGGAATTCCGATACCCTGCGACAGGTCTCGCTGATCCTGGCGCTGACGGTGTTCCTGCTGATGGCGGTGTTCATCTTCCTCTGGGCTCAGGAGCCCGAGTATCGCCCCCTGGGCAAGATGGACACCGGCGAACTGGTTCAGACCCTGGACTTCCTGGATCAGCAGAAGATCGACTATCAGGTCGAGGGCAACGTGATCTCCGTGCCCGAAGAGATGTACGCCGACATCCGTCTGCAGATGACCCGCGCCGGCCTCCAGGGCAAGAGCAACACCGAAGAGGACTTCCTTAATCAGGAGAGCGGCTTCGGGGTCAGTCAGCGCCTGGAGAGTGCCCGCCTCAAGCACACCCAGGAGCAGACCCTGGCCCGCGCCATCGAAGAGCTGCGCAGCGTCAACCGCGCCCGGGTGATCCTGGCTCTGCCCAAGACCAACGTCTTTGCCCGTCAGCAGGCCCAGCCCTCCGCCACCGTGGTGGTGGGCTTGACCCGCAACACCGAACTGCGTCAGACCGAAGTGGACGCCATCGTCGACATCGTCGCTTCCGCCGTGCACAACCTCTCCCCCAGCCGGGTGACGGTGACTGACCAGCATGGCCGCTTGCTCAACTCCGGCAGCCAGGACGCCATCTCCAGTCGTGCCCGCCGGGAGCTGGAAGTAGAGTCCCAGCAAGAGCAGGCGATGCTCAAGAAGATTGATTCCATCCTGATCCCGGTATTGGGCCTGGGCAACTACACCGCCCAGGTGGACGTCACCATGGACTTCTCCGCGGTGGAGGAGACCTCGAAACGCTTTAATCCGGACCTGCCGTCGCTGCGCAGTGAGATGGTGGTCACCGACAATCAGAACGGCCAGGGTTCCATGGGGATCCCCGGTGCCCTGACCAACCAGCCGCCCATGGAATCGGCCATCCCCCAGGAAGCGGGCGCCGGTACCAATGAAACCCTGGTTCAGGGCAACCGCCGTAACCGCTCCGAAGCCACCCGCAACTATGAGCTGGACTCCACCATCAGCCATGTGCGTCAGCAGGTGGGGGTGGTCAGCCGGGTGACCGTGTCCCTGGCGGTGGATTACGCCCTGGTGCCCGGTGCCGAGGGCGAGCCCGCCCGGCCTCAGCCCCGTTCCGCCGAGGAACTGGCCAGCCTGAAGCGACTGCTGGAGGGCAGCATCGGTTTTAACAATCAGCGCGGCGACCTGGTGGAGGTGATCTCCATCCCCTTCGCCGAAGGGATCTCCCTGGAGGAGCCGGAACTGCCGATGTGGGAGCAGCCCTGGTTCTGGCGTAGCCTGAAGATGGGCGGTGGCCTGATCATCATCGTGGTGTTGCTGCTGGTGGTGGTGCGTCCGCTGATCAACCGTCTGCTCAACCCCGATGGCGACAAGACCAAGGCCCTGGAGCCTGGCGAGGAGCTGGCGGAGATCGAGGACCAGTACGCCGCCGATACCCTGGGTGTGCTGGCCCAGACCGAAGGCGACTACAGCTATGCGGAAGACGGCTCCATCTTGCTGCCGGATCTTCATAAAGACG is a genomic window of Ferrimonas sp. YFM containing:
- the fliE gene encoding flagellar hook-basal body complex protein FliE; amino-acid sequence: MEIGSNPLISEMQQMSLEADPTALKPTAGPAGDFESLLGDAISHVNGLQQTASELATRMELGDTSVTLSETMIAKEKAGVAFEATIQVRNKIVEAYKEIMSMPV
- the fliF gene encoding flagellar basal-body MS-ring/collar protein FliF, with the protein product MAEANQSTQLALGGNDAPLPAIGGEGSGAVEENKASPLGALGNSDTLRQVSLILALTVFLLMAVFIFLWAQEPEYRPLGKMDTGELVQTLDFLDQQKIDYQVEGNVISVPEEMYADIRLQMTRAGLQGKSNTEEDFLNQESGFGVSQRLESARLKHTQEQTLARAIEELRSVNRARVILALPKTNVFARQQAQPSATVVVGLTRNTELRQTEVDAIVDIVASAVHNLSPSRVTVTDQHGRLLNSGSQDAISSRARRELEVESQQEQAMLKKIDSILIPVLGLGNYTAQVDVTMDFSAVEETSKRFNPDLPSLRSEMVVTDNQNGQGSMGIPGALTNQPPMESAIPQEAGAGTNETLVQGNRRNRSEATRNYELDSTISHVRQQVGVVSRVTVSLAVDYALVPGAEGEPARPQPRSAEELASLKRLLEGSIGFNNQRGDLVEVISIPFAEGISLEEPELPMWEQPWFWRSLKMGGGLIIIVVLLLVVVRPLINRLLNPDGDKTKALEPGEELAEIEDQYAADTLGVLAQTEGDYSYAEDGSILLPDLHKDDDMLRAIRALVANEPELSTQVVKHWLEEDA